In one window of Amblyomma americanum isolate KBUSLIRL-KWMA chromosome 9, ASM5285725v1, whole genome shotgun sequence DNA:
- the LOC144103752 gene encoding uncharacterized protein LOC144103752 yields the protein MPPGRMEYTLVGFSVELDWRPLRFVKPLPPHRVCEACGLVRNRAAVLPCRHTLCESCYELSTRDGGRVCPLDGQQCEEEDVDLREFPVQELLRREVKCWNEGSACGAVLPASQIGQHFRRDCRHHCIRCPRCSARVLCTDVCAHLESECCTTTATPAGSEFQGDSGRKEETALLTSSMRSLKAQAGELKALMERVLVATGANGDRLNEVVHGVNSCREALREELRLGISSMQDTVRQEVVQVRTEHRESLKKFSDEIAARSEETKGRLIASSEAMNTICNSVNALEKVLRDELAKVTGENRDRHSKVAGGAEGATEQTGGSSSAMGRMQKAVPKQPHLQASVCEFVVKGVKSLKEQARMIGRVDYESERVYLRGYCMSPGVRFFPCMDGSTVLDLLFRLHKGDMDDVVRWPFQQRIKLRVVHPKGGEELESEGGVYGGCLPFLQRPQEGRAQDAYWTAFFFNLEDLIRDGYVENDQLRMKFELLP from the exons ATGCCTCCGGGACGCATGGAATACACTCTTGTTGGGTTCTCCGTTGAACTGGACTGGAGGCCCCTGCGTTTCGTGAAGCCCCTTCCACCGCACAGGGTGTGTGAAGCCTGTGGCCTGGTGCGCAACAGAGCGGCAGTGCTCCCATGCAGGCACACACTGTGCGAGTCTTGCTACGAGCTGAGCACTCGTGATGGCGGGCGCGTGTGTCCCCTGGACGGTCAACAGTGCGAGGAGGAAGACGTCGACCTGAGGGAGTTTCCCGTCCAGGAGCTGCTAAGGAGAGAG GTGAAATGTTGGAACGAAGGAAGTGCCTGCGGGGCAGTTCTGCCTGCATCGCAGATCGGCCAGCACTTCCGTCGTGATTGTCGGCACCACTGCATTCGCTGCCCCAGGTGTTCGGCCAGAGTTCTTTGCACCGACGTGTGTGCGCACTTGGAGTCTGAGTGCTGCACTACAACTGCGACACCTGCTGGATCGGAATTCCAGGGGGATTCAGGCCGCAAGGAGGAGACGGCGCTGCTGACATCCTCCATGCGATCCTTAAAGGCGCAGGCCGGTGAACTGAAGGCGCTCATGGAGCGGGTGCTCGTGGCAACTGGCGCCAATGGCGACCGACTCAACGAAGTAGTTCACGGGGTGAACAGCTGCCGAGAAGCACTGAGGGAAGAACTCAGACTGGGCATTAGTAGCATGCAGGACACAGTGAGGCAAGAAGTGGTGCAAGTCAGAACAGAGCATCGTGAGTCTTTGAAGAAATTCTCGGACGAAATAGCCGCGCGAAGTGAAGAGACGAAAGGGCGTTTGATTGCAAGCAGTGAGGCTATGAACACCATCTGCAACAGTGTGAATGCACTGGAAAAGGTGCTCAGAGATGAGTTGGCAAAAGTGACCGGGGAAAACCGGGACAGGCATTCAAAGGTTGCAGGAGGCGCCGAGGGGGCCACGGAACAAACGGGAGGAAGCAGCAGTGCAATGGGCCGCATGCAGAAAGCAGTTCCCAAACAACCTCACCTACAGGCATCGGTGTGCGAGTTTGTCGTCAAGGGTGTCAAATCACTCAAAGAACAAGCACGTATGATAGGTCGGGTTGATTATGAGAGCGAGCGTGTATACCTCCGAGGCTACTGCATGTCCCCCGGTGTCCGCTTCTTCCCCTGCATGGATGGAAGTACAGTTCTGGATCTGCTCTTCCGCCTGCACAAGGGCGACATGGACGACGTTGTTCGGTGGCCGTTCCAGCAAAGAATCAAACTTCGTGTCGTGCATCCAAAGGGAGGAGAAGAACTAGAGAGCGAAGGAGGTGTGTATGGTGGTTGCCTTCCATTTCTTCAACGGCCGCAAGAGGGACGTGCACAAGATGCATAttggactgcttttttttttaatctcgagGATCTCATCCGTGATGGTTACGTGGAAAACGACCAGCTTCGGATGAAGTTCGAGCTGCTTCCGTGA